One window of the Candidatus Obscuribacterales bacterium genome contains the following:
- a CDS encoding LuxR C-terminal-related transcriptional regulator — protein MYFAFAIVNGHLGPTIAPKVFTQDYRTSPAADYRHLFTNRELDILHLLRQGHTNWEIAGAHR, from the coding sequence ATGTATTTCGCCTTCGCCATAGTCAACGGACACCTCGGCCCAACCATTGCGCCAAAGGTGTTTACTCAAGATTACCGAACCTCCCCCGCCGCCGACTATCGGCATCTCTTTACCAATCGCGAGCTAGACATTCTGCACCTGCTGCGGCAAGGCCATACGAATTGGGAGATTGCTGGCGCTCATCGATGA